A region of Deltaproteobacteria bacterium DNA encodes the following proteins:
- a CDS encoding tripartite tricarboxylate transporter TctB family protein translates to MGEDPKGKGEDLLTQPSRQKTWNRDIWLGLILLGFSLSLLFWLIPVYVGEHTTGERGLTPRFFPYSIVITLAFLSLLLVYENFQAGHEQRPRAEDKRVTPFTLVCVLLFFAYYVEIRVIGMVPASMVTMFGLTRLFGFRRWLTNLVISVVFAILLYLFFEKMAQVSIPRGLLFEGWY, encoded by the coding sequence GTGGGAGAAGATCCGAAGGGAAAAGGCGAGGATCTCTTGACCCAACCTTCTAGACAGAAAACCTGGAACAGAGACATCTGGCTCGGCCTCATCCTCCTTGGCTTTTCCCTGTCCCTGTTGTTCTGGCTTATCCCGGTTTACGTGGGGGAACATACCACCGGCGAACGAGGGCTTACCCCTCGTTTTTTCCCGTACAGTATCGTCATCACCCTGGCTTTCCTGAGTCTCCTTCTGGTCTACGAGAACTTCCAGGCAGGTCACGAACAGCGTCCCCGTGCAGAGGACAAACGGGTGACACCCTTCACCCTTGTCTGCGTACTGCTGTTTTTCGCATACTACGTGGAGATCAGGGTGATCGGGATGGTTCCGGCCAGTATGGTCACCATGTTCGGTCTGACTCGTCTTTTCGGATTTCGCCGTTGGTTGACTAACCTCGTGATAAGTGTGGTCTTTGCGATTCTACTCTATCTCTTTTTTGAAAAAATGGCTCAGGTTTCGATCCCACGCGGCCTGTTGTTTGAAGGCTGGTACTGA